The window AATATGGGTGCACAATCCTTTGCAGTGAAGCAACCTATGCGCAGGTGCATGACAAGTTCTGGATGCGTCCTGTGGACAGGGTGCAGGTTCGGGGCAGGGAAGGGGCTGTGGCTGTGTATGAATTGCTGGGCCGCATTGAGGAGGATTGTCCCGTAACGTACCTTTCCGAGTATTATGCCATGCTGGAGGCCATGGAGAGCGGAAATATCGCGCAGGCCCTCGAGCTGGCCGTAGCCATGACGGAAACCGCACCTGAGGACGGAGTGGCCGCCTATTACCGGAGGTTGCTGGAAGAAAAAACGCACGCGGCAGGGTAGTGTTGCTGTCTTCTTCACGTCTGCTTCGATTTGTTGAGTACATGCCGTCGTACTTGACAGATCGGTTACAACTGGGCAAACCACGCAGCAACGGAACGTGCTGTCGTCCGTTTCATCTGACCGAACAGGTCCTTATTCCGGGCTTCACTATGAGGTGAAACCCTCTATTTTCATTTGAAAACAGCCGGTTGTCCTGACCGGCACTGACACCGTAAGGCAGGAATACGTGGGCAAATCCGATCGCTACCAGAAGATGTTTACCGTTACGTGGGATCAGTTTCACAAGGACGCAAGAGAACTGGCAAGGCGTCTCGCCGATCGCGGTCCTTTCAAGGGGATAGCTGCCATCACCCGCGGCGGTCTTGTTCCGGCGGCCGTGCTTGCGCGGGAGCTGAACATTCATCTTATCGAAACGGTGTGCATTTCCAGCTACAACTGGAAAGATCAGGACGAGCTGCGCATTCTCAAGCACGTGGAAGGCGATGGCGAAGGCTGGCTGATCGTTGATGACCTCGTTGATACGGGAAACACTGCCAAGGTTGTGCGCGAAATGATGCCCAAGGCGTTGTTTGTCACCGTCTACGCCAAGCCCAAGGGGCGTCCTCTGGTGGAGGAAGTCATTGCCGAAGTAAGTCAGGACACGTGGATACTGCTCCCCTGGGACAGTGCGGTGCAGTTCGTGGAGCCTATTGTAAATTTGACGGAAGAAGGGTAATTTTCCTTTTTTGCGATACAGCTTCTGAATCGGCGCGAGGTGGGCGTTCCGCAGCGGATGTCCGCAATTTTGCAACCCATTATCACAAATGACACTTTTCTGCGCTTGGAGGGATGTGATGCGTAAACTGTTTGGTGTGCTGGCGCTTG is drawn from Desulfovibrio mangrovi and contains these coding sequences:
- the gpt gene encoding xanthine phosphoribosyltransferase, which encodes MGKSDRYQKMFTVTWDQFHKDARELARRLADRGPFKGIAAITRGGLVPAAVLARELNIHLIETVCISSYNWKDQDELRILKHVEGDGEGWLIVDDLVDTGNTAKVVREMMPKALFVTVYAKPKGRPLVEEVIAEVSQDTWILLPWDSAVQFVEPIVNLTEEG